The proteins below are encoded in one region of Hugenholtzia roseola DSM 9546:
- a CDS encoding DUF4112 domain-containing protein, protein MKPQNNLSKNPQQATLPAELRWIERSSQILDEAFGIPATNVRFGLDPLIGMIPMVGDLLSFAISASMLIAVVRHGVSLSVLFKMLGNILVDYLVGLLPFLGDFFDFAFKANKRNLTLLQRYYATSHKESNKIVLWLVLLVFIIGMLALIGGVFFLIWGGIKSQIQNIS, encoded by the coding sequence ATGAAACCACAAAATAATCTCTCAAAAAATCCACAACAAGCGACTCTGCCTGCCGAATTGCGCTGGATAGAACGCAGTAGCCAAATTTTAGATGAGGCTTTTGGGATTCCTGCCACGAACGTCCGTTTTGGCTTAGACCCCCTAATTGGCATGATTCCTATGGTAGGCGATTTATTGAGCTTTGCCATCTCTGCCTCTATGCTCATTGCCGTTGTTAGGCATGGCGTGAGTCTTTCTGTTTTATTTAAAATGTTAGGTAATATTTTGGTAGATTATTTAGTAGGTTTGCTTCCCTTTTTAGGAGATTTCTTCGACTTTGCCTTCAAAGCAAACAAAAGAAACCTTACTTTATTACAAAGATACTATGCTACTTCACACAAAGAAAGTAACAAAATTGTCCTTTGGCTGGTCTTACTTGTATTTATTATAGGTATGTTGGCATTGATAGGTGGCGTGTTTTTTTTAATATGGGGTGGGATAAAATCGCAGATACAAAATATTTCTTGA
- a CDS encoding UDP-N-acetylmuramoyl-tripeptide--D-alanyl-D-alanine ligase produces MQVISIEQLYEIYLKHRVISTDTRHLPANCLFFALKGKNFNGNAFAKDALLKGAAFVVIDQAEFCPESPWAERTLLVADVLESLQKLANFHRKKQNIPFIGLTGSNGKTTSKELLKTVLAKKYKVYATEGNLNNHIGVPLTLLRLPKEAEIAVIEMGANKVGDIAQLCDIAEPTHGFITNIGYAHIEGFGSYEGVLRGKTELYQFLRSHNGTVFIHSQDEVLSNMAKRFENPILYGTKNDYAFLTLEKVSPFIVYRDEEDQQVQTQLIGSYNFPNLAIAWAIGKYFGVSQKQANEALASYIPDNNRSQIIEKTKQQNKIILDAYNANPSSVAAALQNFDSIESNLPKIAILGDMYELGNIAQSEHRKIIDLAKSLKIDLILLCGKHYGEALSPSESVLHFEMKNDLVQYLQQKTIAQSLVLIKASRGLGLETLVESL; encoded by the coding sequence ATGCAAGTCATTTCAATAGAACAATTATACGAAATTTATCTCAAACATCGGGTTATTTCCACAGATACGCGCCATTTGCCTGCAAATTGTCTTTTTTTCGCGCTTAAAGGCAAAAATTTCAACGGCAACGCCTTTGCCAAAGATGCCCTGCTCAAAGGGGCGGCTTTTGTGGTTATCGACCAAGCCGAGTTTTGCCCCGAATCGCCTTGGGCAGAGCGCACACTCTTAGTCGCTGACGTATTGGAGAGCTTACAAAAGTTGGCTAATTTTCATAGAAAAAAGCAAAATATTCCTTTTATAGGGCTAACAGGTAGCAACGGCAAAACAACGAGCAAAGAACTTTTAAAAACCGTTTTGGCAAAAAAATATAAAGTTTATGCCACAGAAGGTAACTTGAATAATCATATTGGCGTGCCGCTGACCCTTTTGCGTCTGCCCAAAGAAGCAGAAATTGCCGTTATCGAGATGGGGGCAAATAAGGTAGGCGATATTGCCCAACTTTGCGACATCGCCGAGCCTACACACGGTTTTATCACCAATATCGGCTATGCGCACATCGAGGGTTTTGGCAGTTATGAAGGCGTTTTGAGAGGAAAAACCGAACTATATCAGTTTCTACGAAGCCACAACGGAACAGTTTTTATTCATTCACAAGATGAGGTACTTTCGAATATGGCAAAAAGATTTGAAAATCCTATTTTATATGGAACAAAAAATGATTATGCTTTTCTAACGTTAGAAAAGGTAAGTCCCTTTATCGTCTATCGCGACGAAGAAGACCAGCAGGTGCAGACGCAACTTATCGGAAGCTACAATTTCCCTAATCTCGCTATCGCTTGGGCAATCGGAAAATACTTTGGCGTTTCGCAAAAACAGGCAAATGAAGCCTTAGCAAGCTATATTCCCGACAATAATCGTTCTCAAATTATAGAAAAAACCAAACAACAAAATAAAATTATTTTAGATGCTTACAATGCAAACCCCAGCAGCGTGGCGGCGGCATTGCAAAATTTTGATAGCATAGAGAGTAATTTGCCAAAAATTGCTATCTTAGGCGATATGTACGAATTGGGGAATATCGCGCAAAGCGAGCATCGCAAGATAATTGATTTAGCAAAAAGTTTGAAAATAGACCTGATTCTACTCTGCGGCAAGCATTACGGCGAGGCACTTTCCCCCAGCGAGTCGGTTTTGCACTTCGAAATGAAAAACGATTTAGTGCAATATTTACAACAAAAAACAATCGCGCAGAGTTTAGTTCTCATCAAGGCTTCACGCGGCTTAGGCTTGGAAACCTTAGTGGAGAGTCTTTAA
- a CDS encoding mechanosensitive ion channel family protein: MKELTLAQLIERAYLQLIEKLIGWYDELIKLFPNLLLAILVIFFVNYLAIGAKRVVEKVVRRLSSSPQVLSVVRGIVFYLVWIAGLMVALNVLNLEKTVTSLLAGAGVIGLALSFAFQDLATNFISGLFIMIERPFNIGDFIETNGFEGHIERIGIRSIVIKTLDEQHVIIPSKDIFQQPLKNYNLGIERRVTLAVGISYGEELEKIRQVTKKAVEPLEQVVQQKGIHVHFYEFGDSSINFELRFWIKSSDPMYFLEARSAAIMAIKRAYDANQIVIPFPIRTLAFDIKGGKGLEEVLKNSQSKPQ; this comes from the coding sequence ATGAAAGAACTAACCCTTGCACAACTTATCGAGCGTGCTTATTTACAACTTATTGAAAAATTGATAGGTTGGTATGATGAATTGATAAAACTTTTTCCTAATCTTCTGTTAGCAATATTAGTTATTTTCTTTGTCAATTATCTTGCCATTGGTGCAAAACGTGTCGTAGAAAAGGTTGTTAGGCGTTTGAGTAGCAGTCCGCAGGTGCTTTCTGTGGTGCGCGGCATTGTTTTTTATTTGGTTTGGATTGCAGGTCTGATGGTCGCGCTCAATGTTTTAAATTTAGAAAAAACCGTTACTTCGCTTTTGGCAGGCGCAGGTGTGATTGGCTTGGCATTGAGTTTTGCCTTTCAAGATTTGGCAACTAATTTTATTTCAGGTCTTTTTATTATGATAGAACGCCCCTTCAATATTGGAGATTTTATAGAAACTAATGGATTTGAAGGACACATAGAGCGCATTGGTATCCGTTCCATCGTGATAAAGACCTTAGACGAGCAGCATGTTATCATTCCCTCGAAGGATATTTTTCAGCAGCCGCTCAAAAATTACAACTTAGGCATAGAGCGGCGCGTAACTTTGGCAGTCGGGATTTCTTATGGCGAGGAGTTGGAAAAAATCCGTCAGGTTACAAAAAAAGCCGTAGAGCCGCTCGAACAAGTGGTGCAGCAAAAAGGGATTCACGTGCATTTTTACGAATTTGGCGATAGTTCTATCAATTTCGAGTTGCGATTTTGGATAAAAAGTTCCGACCCAATGTACTTCTTGGAGGCGCGAAGTGCTGCAATTATGGCTATCAAACGCGCCTATGATGCCAACCAAATCGTCATTCCGTTCCCCATTCGCACCCTTGCTTTTGACATCAAAGGCGGAAAAGGTTTGGAGGAGGTTCTCAAAAATAGCCAGTCCAAACCGCAGTGA